The following proteins are encoded in a genomic region of Gossypium hirsutum isolate 1008001.06 chromosome D05, Gossypium_hirsutum_v2.1, whole genome shotgun sequence:
- the LOC107907061 gene encoding protein TIFY 3B, translated as MEGEAGSYEDVKPNVVAKQSNGDVVGDNGVGNLGSVEAPDFLSKKNFQNCSVATPASGLNSTGPAPSQLTIFYDGHVCVFDAIPVEKVREIMLIAATGAANSVDMKKVATDCATTSPVLTRSPSLQSTATATALASPQAQVYPTNRTPFCKLKELPIARRHSLQRFFEKRRDRLVNRNPYPNPSTPKSFDDTKANLSAATSSESGCFGKSPVAQEEFHPKAPAHVA; from the exons ATGGAAGGGGAAGCTGGTTCATACGAGGACGTTAAGCCAAACGTCGTCGCTAAACAAAGTAATGGCGATGTTGTCGGGGATAATGGTGTTGGAAATCTGGGATCCGTTGAAGCCCCTGATTTTCTTTCCAAGAAAAATTTCCAGAACTG TTCCGTGGCAACTCCTGCATCTGGACTGAATTCCACTGGCCCTGCTCCATCTCAACTAACCATCTTCTATGATGGACACGTTTGTGTGTTTGATGCAATTCCTGTGGAAAAG GTGCGGGAGATTATGCTTATTGCTGCAACTGGTGCTGCTAACTCTGTTGACATGAAGAAAGTTGCAACTGATTGTGCCACCACCTCACCTGTTCTTACGAGGTCTCCTTCGCTTCAAAGTACTGCTACTGCAACTGCTCTGGCTTCACCACAGGCACAGGTGTATCCTACTAACAGGACCCCTTTCTGCAAACTGAAAG AACTACCAATTGCAAGGAGACACTCCCTTCAGCGATTTTTTGAGAAGCGGCGGGACAG GCTGGTGAACAGGAATCCATATCCTAATCCATCAACACCAAAATCATTCGATGACACCAAAGCTAACCTCAGTGCTGCAACTTCATCAGAATCGGGTTGCTTTGGTAAATCACCTGTTGCTCAAGAAGAATTCCATCCAAAAGCTCCAGCTCATGTTGCATAA
- the LOC107907060 gene encoding F-box only protein 13, with protein sequence MEKANGCISRPSRKRKLPQEGNDVLNFTLDELSDDLLERVLSWLPTSTFFRFNLVCKRWKSVAASESFKLACSRIPSREPWFFMVDPNLNQSVVFDSAERSWKKLSHPPLLSQNCNCNSIPVAAVGGLVCFRNMSGDYFVCNPVTGSCRELPPVNPDSHHRSLHAIAMNAYSNYHGSYKLFLVSGDLPKLSYKVYNSSADCWEEEIMLRKKTDDCTGFEFDLNDDDDAVYFLSKAGNVVATNMQRSPSKQFSSVITHKDGEEIVYFLSSSGTVVACNLTQKHFSEYPRLLPVFLEYSIDVVECKGEMLVVMLSEFFESASIRVWRFDEKTKTWNQIAGMPPSMSHEFYGKKVDINCLGAGNQIFICLSSAELCSYVRCDIVTNEWVEVPKCCLNGEVMEFMSAFSFEPRIEASV encoded by the coding sequence ATGGAGAAGGCTAATGGCTGCATTTCAAGGCCATCTAGGAAGAGAAAGTTGCCACAAGAAGGCAACGATGTGTTGAACTTCACCTTGGATGAACTCAGTGACGACCTCCTTGAAAGGGTCCTTTCATGGTTACCAACCTCGACGTTCTTTCGCTTCAATTTGGTGTGCAAGAGATGGAAATCAGTTGCAGCTTCTGAAAGTTTTAAGCTAGCTTGTTCGAGGATTCCGTCACGGGAACCTTGGTTTTTCATGGTGGATCCCAATCTTAATCAATCCGTAGTCTTCGACTCTGCTGAGAGAAGTTGGAAGAAACTCAGTCATCCGCCTCTCCTCTCGCAGAACTGTAACTGCAACTCCATTCCGGTTGCAGCAGTTGGCGGACTCGTGTGTTTCCGCAATATGTCCGGCGATTACTTCGTATGCAATCCGGTAACAGGATCATGTCGTGAACTCCCTCCGGTGAATCCGGATTCTCACCATCGTTCCCTTCATGCTATAGCAATGAATGCATATTCCAATTATCATGGCTCCTACAAACTATTCTTAGTCTCGGGTGATCTTCCGAAGCTTTCATACAAAGTTTATAACTCTAGTGCTGATTGCTGGGAAGAAGAGATTATGCTAAGGAAAAAAACCGATGACTGCACGGGATTCGAATTCGATTTGAACGATGACGATGATGCCGTGTACTTCCTTAGCAAAGCTGGAAACGTAGTGGCAACTAACATGCAGAGAAGCCCCTCCAAGCAGTTTTCATCAGTTATTACTCATAAAGATGGTGAGGAGATTGTTTATTTCCTTAGCTCCTCCGGAACAGTTGTGGCTTGCAATCTGACCCAGAAGCATTTCTCCGAATATCCCAGACTGTTGCCCGTCTTTTTAGAGTACTCCATCGACGTAGTGGAGTGTAAAGGCGAGATGTTGGTCGTCATGTTATCAGAGTTCTTCGAAAGTGCAAGCATTAGAGTGTGGAGATTTGATGAGAAAACCAAGACTTGGAATCAGATTGCAGGCATGCCTCCTTCGATGTCACACGAGTTTTATGGCAAGAAAGTTGACATAAACTGTCTTGGGGCTGGCAACCAGATATTCATCTGCTTAAGCTCTGCTGAGCTTTGCAGTTATGTTAGGTGTGATATTGTGACTAATGAATGGGTTGAAGTTCCCAAATGTTGTCTGAATGGTGAAGTCATGGAGTTCATGTCGGCTTTCTCGTTCGAGCCAAGGATTGAAGCTTCTGTATGA
- the LOC107907059 gene encoding delphilin — MKGRSSKHETKEGMEIDQIGKLKEEPHLSGAYIRSLVKQLTSTRTKTQPMNLPKEPDDGFNGQNSAKFSDGFSETPPQTTHHKPQPPQQHKKQVRRRLHTSRPYQERLLNMAEARREIVTALKFHRASMKHANEQQQQTQQQEQQLSHASHLLSPPPFEQESKTKSRRNPRIYPASTNNLSPYNLDSFSCSSFSQHYPPPPPPPPTNPYSWPASLQSPLPSPTDAINFTLPNQPLGLNLNFHDFNTIDTNLYYNTNNPSIYSSSSPTSSSSPTLSVVTEEVPSVALSHEVGRAADLTEAYGGGGGLHHAMDDEEMAEIRSLGEQHEMEWNDTMNLVTSAWWFKFLKTMDLGAPELKTEDDGGYQPFDQVMEFPAWLNANDTCLQHHFTDLCPDDYFRDPALPCMDIGEIEGIDGEWLT, encoded by the exons ATGAAGGGTCGATCTTCCAAGCATGAAACAAAAGAAGGAATGGAAATTGATCAAATTGGTAAACTCAAAGAAGAGCCTCATCTGTCTGGTGCTTATATCCGTAGTCTTGTTAAACAACTCACCTCTACTAGAACCAAAACCCAACCCATGAACCTTCCCAAAGAACCTGACGACGGTTTCAATGGCCAAAACTCGGCCAAATTCAGTGATGGTTTTAGTGAAACACCGCCACAAACGACCCACCACAAACCCCAACCTCCTCAACAGCATAAGAAGCAAGTGAGGAGGAGACTTCACACTAGCAGGCCTTACCAAGAAAGGTTGCTTAACATGGCTGAGGCTAGGAGAGAAATTGTCACTGCACTCAAGTTCCATAGAGCTTCCATGAAACATGCAAATGAACAACAACAACAAACCCAACAACAAGAACAGCAATTATCACATGCCTCTCATCttttatcaccaccaccttttGAACAAGAATCAAAGACAAAGTCTAGGAGAAATCCTAGGATATACCCAGCAAGCACAAACAACTTGTCTCCTTATAATCTAGACAGTTTTTCATGTTCATCTTTCTCACAACATTaccctcctcctcctcctcctcctcctacAAATCCGTATTCATGGCCTGCTTCTCTTCAATCTCCTCTTCCATCTCCCACAGATGCTATCAACTTCACTCTGCCAAACCAACCATTAGGCCTAAACCTCAACTTTCATGATTTCAACACCATAGACACCAACCTTTACTATAACACCAACAACCCATCAATTTATTCATCATCATCTCCAACATCTTCATCTTCTCCAACTCTATCCGTTGTAACCGAAGAAGTTCCTTCAGTTGCACTATCGCATGAAGTGGGGCGGGCCGCCGATCTAACTGAGGCCTACGGTGGGGGAGGAGGCCTGCATCATGCTATGGACGATGAGGAGATGGCGGAGATCAGATCATTAGGAGAGCAGCATGAAATGGAGTGGAATGACACCATGAATTTGGTAACATCAGCATGGTggttcaagttcttgaagacTATGGACCTGGGGGCACCTGAACTGAAAACTGAGGATGATGGTGGGTATCAACCGTTTGATCAAGTGATGGAATTCCCTGCCTGGTTGAATGCAAATGATACTTGCTTGCAACACCATTTCACTGATCTTTGTCCTGATGACTACTTCCGGGATCCTGCCTTACCTTG CATGGACATTGGAGAGATTGAAGGAATAGATGGCGAATGGCTGACTTAA